One stretch of Methyloversatilis sp. RAC08 DNA includes these proteins:
- a CDS encoding AAA family ATPase, producing the protein MFHIKQLELVHWDFWRRFTLPLDAQIITIVGPNGSGKTTLLDALRTLFALRCSGKRDFRRYVRRGEHDFAWIRAVVANVASGTGKRPFFPCIHDEVTLACRIKRAGGDWTRDYAILDGNVAIETLESGGEWTGLRDYQNRLAWGGLTPAIAKVLSLEQGDTDKLCEYSPRALLDLVFDVFGDKEVLDNYQAAREEQKGAERELEGIGLDLERLRAQAEAKRLEADNYRQWKQHADEVLALETEIVPRLEVAELTRDMSNERGDLARLRDDLRWLGREQATLTARLAAVTAEREMAVAALAEVRADEQQAEARQLAAHDVLRDVERLLEEERKLRERVATEHGADALTLEAEHAAAEALAAKLAGDERALVAQFEDKAEQLRAAQERRGAPGDAEVSAFRAKLDEAGIAHRVLSDVVEVTDVAWQAALEAVLRPYRHLVLLEREDDRHVAWAMGEQARFRHFIVAERESAANARVGSLAEVVRFAAAVPRWLADLLGRMQRVDSADGARHLPRDTEWITRDGYHRERRGARHLGRPAEFHFGELARQARIEQLGRDIAELDAARRALSPELDRAREKVSAVRARLLGLQSASLLALRSNEFAQARAALPGARSSSDQTGTAREAARREVERLRENLTGIDTEIDRRRRELNAVGTRLRDLTQQLMPRRTEQAQRLVALRSRRRGMPTHWLDPRELAQLAERYGDARAARRELGRLRDLLVSGDWVTDPSALTLRDRLKDDLARREQDFASRQGYCATARRHTDDARAAYIAKLRATVRQYGKNLRALGELANVGVDCGAPPLDNDDLALAQAGLDVSFDFDRKGAVGLNDGEASGGQQVMKSLILLIALLMDDTRPGGFVFIDEPFAHLDVANIDRVGRFLGATRAQYLITTPVTHNANVFAPSQLTLITSKKSPAESWAPPIGILKRAK; encoded by the coding sequence ATGTTCCACATCAAGCAACTCGAACTGGTGCATTGGGATTTCTGGCGGCGCTTCACGCTGCCTCTCGATGCACAGATCATCACCATCGTCGGCCCGAATGGCTCGGGCAAGACCACGCTGCTCGATGCGCTGCGCACGCTGTTCGCACTGCGCTGTTCCGGCAAGCGCGACTTCCGGCGTTATGTGCGGCGCGGCGAGCACGACTTCGCATGGATACGCGCTGTCGTTGCCAACGTGGCCAGCGGCACCGGCAAGCGGCCCTTCTTTCCGTGCATCCACGACGAAGTGACGCTGGCCTGCCGCATCAAGCGCGCCGGTGGCGACTGGACGCGCGACTACGCCATTCTCGACGGCAATGTCGCGATCGAAACGCTGGAATCCGGCGGCGAATGGACCGGCCTGCGCGACTACCAGAACCGACTCGCCTGGGGCGGGCTGACGCCGGCCATCGCCAAGGTGCTGTCGCTGGAACAGGGCGACACCGACAAGCTGTGCGAATACTCGCCGCGTGCCCTGCTCGATCTGGTGTTCGACGTGTTCGGCGACAAGGAGGTGCTGGACAACTACCAGGCCGCGCGCGAGGAACAGAAAGGCGCCGAGCGCGAACTCGAAGGCATCGGGCTCGACCTCGAGCGGCTGCGCGCGCAGGCCGAAGCCAAGCGCCTCGAAGCCGACAACTACCGGCAATGGAAGCAACATGCCGACGAGGTGCTGGCGCTGGAAACCGAAATCGTGCCGCGGCTCGAAGTCGCCGAACTGACGCGCGACATGTCGAACGAGCGCGGCGATCTCGCCCGTCTGCGCGACGACCTGCGCTGGCTGGGCCGCGAGCAGGCCACGCTGACGGCGCGGCTGGCCGCGGTGACCGCCGAACGCGAGATGGCCGTCGCCGCGCTGGCCGAGGTGCGCGCCGACGAGCAGCAGGCGGAAGCCCGCCAGCTGGCGGCGCACGACGTGCTGCGCGATGTCGAGCGGCTGCTCGAAGAAGAACGCAAGCTGCGCGAGCGGGTGGCGACCGAACACGGCGCCGACGCGCTGACGCTGGAGGCCGAGCACGCTGCAGCCGAAGCGCTGGCAGCGAAACTGGCGGGCGACGAGCGCGCGCTGGTGGCGCAGTTCGAAGACAAGGCCGAACAGCTGCGCGCCGCACAGGAGCGCCGCGGCGCGCCGGGTGATGCCGAGGTGAGTGCCTTCCGGGCGAAGCTGGACGAAGCCGGCATCGCACACCGCGTGCTGTCCGACGTGGTCGAGGTGACCGACGTCGCCTGGCAGGCCGCGCTCGAAGCGGTGCTGCGCCCCTATCGCCACCTGGTGCTGCTGGAACGCGAAGACGACCGGCACGTCGCCTGGGCGATGGGCGAACAGGCGCGCTTTCGCCACTTCATCGTCGCCGAACGCGAAAGTGCGGCGAACGCGCGTGTCGGCTCGCTGGCTGAAGTCGTGCGCTTCGCTGCCGCAGTGCCGCGCTGGCTTGCAGACCTGCTGGGACGCATGCAGCGCGTAGACAGCGCCGATGGCGCGCGCCATCTGCCGCGCGACACCGAATGGATCACCCGCGACGGCTATCACCGCGAGCGGCGCGGCGCGCGCCATCTTGGCCGCCCGGCCGAATTCCACTTCGGCGAACTGGCCCGGCAGGCACGCATCGAGCAGCTGGGCCGCGACATCGCGGAACTCGATGCGGCACGCCGCGCACTCAGCCCCGAGCTGGACCGCGCACGCGAAAAGGTCAGCGCGGTGCGCGCCCGCCTGCTCGGCCTGCAGTCGGCCAGCCTGCTGGCACTGCGCAGCAACGAATTTGCGCAGGCGCGGGCGGCGCTGCCCGGTGCGCGTTCCAGCAGCGACCAGACCGGCACCGCGCGCGAGGCCGCCCGGCGCGAGGTCGAGCGCCTGCGCGAAAACCTGACCGGCATCGACACCGAAATCGACCGGCGCCGGCGCGAGTTGAATGCAGTGGGTACGCGCCTGCGCGATCTGACGCAGCAACTGATGCCGCGCCGCACCGAACAGGCGCAGCGACTGGTGGCGCTGCGCTCACGCCGCCGCGGCATGCCGACGCACTGGCTCGACCCGCGCGAGCTGGCCCAGCTGGCCGAACGCTACGGCGACGCGCGCGCCGCGCGCCGGGAACTGGGTCGGCTGCGCGACCTGCTGGTGTCCGGCGACTGGGTCACCGACCCGTCGGCGCTGACGCTGCGCGACCGGCTCAAGGACGACCTTGCGCGGCGCGAACAGGACTTCGCCAGCCGCCAGGGCTACTGCGCCACCGCCCGCCGTCACACCGACGACGCCCGCGCCGCCTACATCGCCAAACTGCGCGCCACCGTGCGCCAGTACGGCAAGAACCTGCGCGCGCTGGGCGAACTGGCCAACGTGGGTGTCGATTGCGGCGCGCCGCCGCTGGACAACGACGATCTGGCGCTCGCCCAGGCCGGACTGGACGTCAGTTTCGACTTCGACCGCAAGGGCGCGGTCGGGCTGAACGACGGCGAAGCGTCCGGCGGCCAGCAGGTGATGAAGTCGCTCATCCTGCTGATCGCGCTGCTGATGGACGACACGCGACCCGGCGGCTTCGTGTTCATCGATGAGCCATTCGCCCACCTGGACGTCGCCAACATCGACCGCGTCGGCCGCTTCCTCGGCGCCACCCGCGCGCAATACCTGATCACCACCCCGGTGACGCACAACGCCAATGTGTT